A genomic stretch from Malus domestica chromosome 15, GDT2T_hap1 includes:
- the LOC103402408 gene encoding valine--tRNA ligase, mitochondrial 1-like isoform X2, whose protein sequence is MEEEPNLMKKKKKEAKAKEKELKKKKALEKAIKLQEQQACASTSKTSKKKNVRLWDDEDENAKDPGTPFGEKKRMASQMTTGYYPKAVEKSWYEWWEKMGFFSAESNSSKPPFVIVLPPPNVTGTLHIGHALTAAIEDTIIRWRRMSGYNAMWLPGMDHAGIATQVVVEKKLMSEKKITRHDIGRDAFVAEVWNWKLKHGSTILQQLRRLGASLDWSRECFTMDEKRSSAVAEAFVRLHKQGLLYRDNRIVNWDCGLLTAISDIEVDYIDIRERTLLRVPGYENPVEFGVLTSFAYPMEEELGEIVVATTRVETILGDTAIAVHPNDERYRHLHGKHAIHPFNGRRIPIICDEILVDPAFGTGAVKITPAHDPNDFNVGKRHNLEFINIFTDEGKINQEGGEFAGMPRFQAREAVTEALKKKGLFKEATNNEMRLGICSRSKDVVEPKIKPQWYVKCSGMGKQALDAAVDSENRKLEIIPRQYTAEWERWLENIRDWCISRQLWWGHRVPAWYVVYESDKAEDFGVLDDRWVVARNEEEARAQASGRYEGNFQLIQDPDVLDTWFSSALFPLSVLGWPEDTEDLKAFYPTSLLETGHDILFFWVARMVMLGMTLGGDVPFTKVYLHPMIRDAHGRKMSKSLGNVIDPLDVINGVELEGLQKKLLEGNLDAKEVAVSEEGLKKDFPKGIMECGADALRFALVSYTAQHDKINLDIKRVEGYKNWCNKLWNVVRFSLSILGNDYVPPSTVNPDVFPFSCQWILSVLNKAISKTVLSLESYELSDAATAVHAWWQYQLCDVFVEAIKPYFSGNDPKFASERGCAQDTLWLCLDNGLRLLHPFMPFVTEELWQRLPSSGDHKRETSIMICEYPSIIECWTNEKVESEMNLTESIVQSLRSLAKESHERRSAIVICRTISDWKIICSHQREIETLAHLSSLTVMNEEDGFPTPTESDGYVMSTVNKNILVFLNVPRVKADPETIREKMERLTLEREKLWLMINSPGYKEKTNEKIQQANTDKLQSLDGEIMSLERDGNNLLGD, encoded by the exons ATGGAGGAAGAGCCAaatttgatgaagaaaaagaaaaaggaagcgaAG GCAAAAGAGaaggaattgaagaagaaaaaagcttTGGAGAAAGCTATCAAGCTTCAG GAGCAACAAGCATGTGCTTCTACTTCGAAGACGAGTAAAAAGAAGAATGTAAGGCTTtgggatgatgaagatgaaaaTGCAAAGGATCCAGGGACTCCATTTGGCGAGAAGAAAAGGATGGCTAGTCAAATGACGACAGGGTACTATCCGAAGGCTGTAGAGAAGTC GTGGTATGAGTGGTGGGAGAAAATGGGGTTCTTCTCAGCGGAATCTAACAGCTCCAAACCTCCATTTGTGATT GTTTTGCCGCCACCCAATGTAACTGGTACCCTTCACATAGGCCATGCGCTCACCGCTGCTATTGAG GACACTATCATTCGTTGGCGGAGAATGTCCGGTTACAATGCCATGTGGCTGCCTGGAATGGACCATGCCGGGATAGCAACACAG GTTGTTGTTGAAAAGAAGCTTATGAGTGAGAAAAAAATTACCAGACATGATATAGGTCGCGATGCATTTGTGGCTGAG GTGTGGAATTGGAAATTAAAGCACGGGAGCACCATCTTACAGCAGCTACGTCGTTTGGGAGCTTCTTTGGATTGGTCCCGCGAG TGCTTCACGATGGATGAGAAAAGATCAAGTGCTGTGGCAGAGGCTTTTGTAAGGCTTCATAAGCAAGGGCTTCTCTACAG GGATAATCGCATAGTCAATTGGGATTGTGGGTTGCTTACAGCAATATCTGACATTGAG GTGGATTATATAGATATTCGAGAAAGGACATTACTGAGGGTTCCTGGATATGAGAACCCTGTTGAATTTGGCGTGTTAACTTCATTTGCTTACCCAATGGAGGAAGAACTTGGTGAGATTGTGGTGGCCACCACTAGAGTGGAAACTATCCTTGGTGATACTGCTATCGCTGTACATCCTAATGATGAGAGGTATAGACACCTTCATGGAAAACATGCCATCCATCCTTTCAATGGAAGAAGAATTCCTATAATATGTGATGAAATTCTCGTGGATCCAGCGTTCGGTACTGGTGCTGTGAAG ATTACCCCAGCCCATGATCCTAATGACTTTAATGTCGGGAAGCGCCATAACCTTGAGTTCATTAACATCTTTActgatgaaggaaaaataaatCAGGAGGGTGGAGAATTTGCAGGAATGCCACGTTTCCAAGCCCGAGAGGCAGTGACTGAAGCACTAAAGAAGAAG GGCCTCTTTAAAGAAGCAACGAACAATGAGATGCGCCTTGGTATTTGCTCTAGAAGCAAGGATGTTGTGGAACCCAAGATTAAACCTCAATGGTATGTCAAATGCAGTGGTATGGGAAAGCAAGCCCTCGATGCTGCCGTAGATAGTGAAAATAGGAAGCTTGAGATCATCCCAAGACAATATACTGCTGAATGGGAGAG ATGGCTTGAAAACATTCGTGACTGGTGCATCTCGAGGCAACTGTGGTGGGGTCACCGTGTTCCCGCATGGTATGTTGTTTATGAGAGTGATAAGGCGGAGGATTTTGGAGTACTTGATGATCGATGGGTGGTTGCAAGGAATGAGGAAGAGGCTCGAGCACAGGCTAGTGGTAGATATGAGGGGAACTTTCAATTGATTCAGGATCCTGATGTCCTTGACACTTGGTTTTCTTCTGCTCTCTTCCCATTGTCTGTGTTGGGCTGGCCAGAGGACACAGAAGACCTAAAGGCATTTTATCCGACTTCACTTCTTGAAACTGGTCACGATATCCTCTTTTTCTGGGTTGCTCGTATGGTAATGCTTGGAATGACATTGGGCGGCGATGTACCTTTTACAAAG GTATATTTGCACCCTATGATTCGTGATGCACATGGGCGTAAAATGTCAAAATCCTTGGGGAATGTCATTGATCCACTTGATGTGATCAATGGTGTTGAACTTGAAGGTCTACAGAAGAAGCTTTTAGAGGGAAATTTGGATGCCAAGGAAGTAGCTGTCTCGGAAGAAGGGCTAAAGAAAGACTTTCCTAAGGGGATTATGGAATGTGGCGCAGATGCTCTCCGCTTTGCTCTAGTGTCTTACACTGCTCAG CATGATAAGATAAATCTGGATATCAAAAGGGTGGAGGGCTACAAAAACTGGTGTAATAAATTGTGGAATGTAGTAAGGTTTTCTCTGAGCATACTTGGGAATGACTATGTTCCGCCCTCAACTGTAAATCCAGATGTGTTCCCATTTAGTTGCCAATGGATACTCTCGGTACTGAACAAAGCCATTTCCAAAACTGTTTTGTCACTGGAATCGTACGAATTATCAGATGCAGCCACTGCAGTGCATGCTTGGTGGCAGTACCAGTTGTGTGATGTTTTCGTTGAAGCTATCAAGCCCTACTTTTCTGGTAACGATCCAAAGTTTGCATCTGAAAGGGGTTGTGCACAAGACACTCTATGGTTATGTCTTGACAATGGGCTACGGTTGCTTCATCCGTTTATGCCATTTGTCACAGAAGAACTGTGGCAGCGTCTTCCATCTTCAGGGGATCACAAGAGAGAAACGTCAATTATGATATGCGAATATCCATCCATCATAGAG TGCTGGACAAACGAAAAGGTGGAATCTGAGATGAACCTTACAGAGTCTATTGTGCAATCTCTCCGTTCACTCGCAAAAGAAAGTCATGAAAG GCGATCAGCTATTGTGATTTGTAGAACAATTTCGGATTGGAAGATAATCTGCAGCCATCAACGGGAGATTGAAACTCTTGCCCATTTGTCATCTTTGACG GTAATGAATGAGGAAGATGGCTTTCCCACCCCTACCGAATCAGATGGATACGTGATGTCTACTGTAAATAAAAACATTTTGGTTTTTCTGAACGTTCCAAGGGTAAAGGCAGACCCTGAAACGATCCGCGAGAAGATGGAAAGACTCACACT GGAACGGGAAAAGCTGTGGTTGATGATAAATTCTCCAGGCTACAAGGAAAAGACTAATGAGAAGATTCAACAAGCTAATACTGACAAGCTTCAGTCCTTGGACGGGGAGATCATGTCTTTGGAAAGGGATGGAAATAATCTCCTTGGAGACTAG
- the LOC103402408 gene encoding valine--tRNA ligase, mitochondrial 1-like isoform X1 — protein MEEEPNLMKKKKKEAKAKEKELKKKKALEKAIKLQIIQEQQACASTSKTSKKKNVRLWDDEDENAKDPGTPFGEKKRMASQMTTGYYPKAVEKSWYEWWEKMGFFSAESNSSKPPFVIVLPPPNVTGTLHIGHALTAAIEDTIIRWRRMSGYNAMWLPGMDHAGIATQVVVEKKLMSEKKITRHDIGRDAFVAEVWNWKLKHGSTILQQLRRLGASLDWSRECFTMDEKRSSAVAEAFVRLHKQGLLYRDNRIVNWDCGLLTAISDIEVDYIDIRERTLLRVPGYENPVEFGVLTSFAYPMEEELGEIVVATTRVETILGDTAIAVHPNDERYRHLHGKHAIHPFNGRRIPIICDEILVDPAFGTGAVKITPAHDPNDFNVGKRHNLEFINIFTDEGKINQEGGEFAGMPRFQAREAVTEALKKKGLFKEATNNEMRLGICSRSKDVVEPKIKPQWYVKCSGMGKQALDAAVDSENRKLEIIPRQYTAEWERWLENIRDWCISRQLWWGHRVPAWYVVYESDKAEDFGVLDDRWVVARNEEEARAQASGRYEGNFQLIQDPDVLDTWFSSALFPLSVLGWPEDTEDLKAFYPTSLLETGHDILFFWVARMVMLGMTLGGDVPFTKVYLHPMIRDAHGRKMSKSLGNVIDPLDVINGVELEGLQKKLLEGNLDAKEVAVSEEGLKKDFPKGIMECGADALRFALVSYTAQHDKINLDIKRVEGYKNWCNKLWNVVRFSLSILGNDYVPPSTVNPDVFPFSCQWILSVLNKAISKTVLSLESYELSDAATAVHAWWQYQLCDVFVEAIKPYFSGNDPKFASERGCAQDTLWLCLDNGLRLLHPFMPFVTEELWQRLPSSGDHKRETSIMICEYPSIIECWTNEKVESEMNLTESIVQSLRSLAKESHERRSAIVICRTISDWKIICSHQREIETLAHLSSLTVMNEEDGFPTPTESDGYVMSTVNKNILVFLNVPRVKADPETIREKMERLTLEREKLWLMINSPGYKEKTNEKIQQANTDKLQSLDGEIMSLERDGNNLLGD, from the exons ATGGAGGAAGAGCCAaatttgatgaagaaaaagaaaaaggaagcgaAG GCAAAAGAGaaggaattgaagaagaaaaaagcttTGGAGAAAGCTATCAAGCTTCAG ATCATCCAGGAGCAACAAGCATGTGCTTCTACTTCGAAGACGAGTAAAAAGAAGAATGTAAGGCTTtgggatgatgaagatgaaaaTGCAAAGGATCCAGGGACTCCATTTGGCGAGAAGAAAAGGATGGCTAGTCAAATGACGACAGGGTACTATCCGAAGGCTGTAGAGAAGTC GTGGTATGAGTGGTGGGAGAAAATGGGGTTCTTCTCAGCGGAATCTAACAGCTCCAAACCTCCATTTGTGATT GTTTTGCCGCCACCCAATGTAACTGGTACCCTTCACATAGGCCATGCGCTCACCGCTGCTATTGAG GACACTATCATTCGTTGGCGGAGAATGTCCGGTTACAATGCCATGTGGCTGCCTGGAATGGACCATGCCGGGATAGCAACACAG GTTGTTGTTGAAAAGAAGCTTATGAGTGAGAAAAAAATTACCAGACATGATATAGGTCGCGATGCATTTGTGGCTGAG GTGTGGAATTGGAAATTAAAGCACGGGAGCACCATCTTACAGCAGCTACGTCGTTTGGGAGCTTCTTTGGATTGGTCCCGCGAG TGCTTCACGATGGATGAGAAAAGATCAAGTGCTGTGGCAGAGGCTTTTGTAAGGCTTCATAAGCAAGGGCTTCTCTACAG GGATAATCGCATAGTCAATTGGGATTGTGGGTTGCTTACAGCAATATCTGACATTGAG GTGGATTATATAGATATTCGAGAAAGGACATTACTGAGGGTTCCTGGATATGAGAACCCTGTTGAATTTGGCGTGTTAACTTCATTTGCTTACCCAATGGAGGAAGAACTTGGTGAGATTGTGGTGGCCACCACTAGAGTGGAAACTATCCTTGGTGATACTGCTATCGCTGTACATCCTAATGATGAGAGGTATAGACACCTTCATGGAAAACATGCCATCCATCCTTTCAATGGAAGAAGAATTCCTATAATATGTGATGAAATTCTCGTGGATCCAGCGTTCGGTACTGGTGCTGTGAAG ATTACCCCAGCCCATGATCCTAATGACTTTAATGTCGGGAAGCGCCATAACCTTGAGTTCATTAACATCTTTActgatgaaggaaaaataaatCAGGAGGGTGGAGAATTTGCAGGAATGCCACGTTTCCAAGCCCGAGAGGCAGTGACTGAAGCACTAAAGAAGAAG GGCCTCTTTAAAGAAGCAACGAACAATGAGATGCGCCTTGGTATTTGCTCTAGAAGCAAGGATGTTGTGGAACCCAAGATTAAACCTCAATGGTATGTCAAATGCAGTGGTATGGGAAAGCAAGCCCTCGATGCTGCCGTAGATAGTGAAAATAGGAAGCTTGAGATCATCCCAAGACAATATACTGCTGAATGGGAGAG ATGGCTTGAAAACATTCGTGACTGGTGCATCTCGAGGCAACTGTGGTGGGGTCACCGTGTTCCCGCATGGTATGTTGTTTATGAGAGTGATAAGGCGGAGGATTTTGGAGTACTTGATGATCGATGGGTGGTTGCAAGGAATGAGGAAGAGGCTCGAGCACAGGCTAGTGGTAGATATGAGGGGAACTTTCAATTGATTCAGGATCCTGATGTCCTTGACACTTGGTTTTCTTCTGCTCTCTTCCCATTGTCTGTGTTGGGCTGGCCAGAGGACACAGAAGACCTAAAGGCATTTTATCCGACTTCACTTCTTGAAACTGGTCACGATATCCTCTTTTTCTGGGTTGCTCGTATGGTAATGCTTGGAATGACATTGGGCGGCGATGTACCTTTTACAAAG GTATATTTGCACCCTATGATTCGTGATGCACATGGGCGTAAAATGTCAAAATCCTTGGGGAATGTCATTGATCCACTTGATGTGATCAATGGTGTTGAACTTGAAGGTCTACAGAAGAAGCTTTTAGAGGGAAATTTGGATGCCAAGGAAGTAGCTGTCTCGGAAGAAGGGCTAAAGAAAGACTTTCCTAAGGGGATTATGGAATGTGGCGCAGATGCTCTCCGCTTTGCTCTAGTGTCTTACACTGCTCAG CATGATAAGATAAATCTGGATATCAAAAGGGTGGAGGGCTACAAAAACTGGTGTAATAAATTGTGGAATGTAGTAAGGTTTTCTCTGAGCATACTTGGGAATGACTATGTTCCGCCCTCAACTGTAAATCCAGATGTGTTCCCATTTAGTTGCCAATGGATACTCTCGGTACTGAACAAAGCCATTTCCAAAACTGTTTTGTCACTGGAATCGTACGAATTATCAGATGCAGCCACTGCAGTGCATGCTTGGTGGCAGTACCAGTTGTGTGATGTTTTCGTTGAAGCTATCAAGCCCTACTTTTCTGGTAACGATCCAAAGTTTGCATCTGAAAGGGGTTGTGCACAAGACACTCTATGGTTATGTCTTGACAATGGGCTACGGTTGCTTCATCCGTTTATGCCATTTGTCACAGAAGAACTGTGGCAGCGTCTTCCATCTTCAGGGGATCACAAGAGAGAAACGTCAATTATGATATGCGAATATCCATCCATCATAGAG TGCTGGACAAACGAAAAGGTGGAATCTGAGATGAACCTTACAGAGTCTATTGTGCAATCTCTCCGTTCACTCGCAAAAGAAAGTCATGAAAG GCGATCAGCTATTGTGATTTGTAGAACAATTTCGGATTGGAAGATAATCTGCAGCCATCAACGGGAGATTGAAACTCTTGCCCATTTGTCATCTTTGACG GTAATGAATGAGGAAGATGGCTTTCCCACCCCTACCGAATCAGATGGATACGTGATGTCTACTGTAAATAAAAACATTTTGGTTTTTCTGAACGTTCCAAGGGTAAAGGCAGACCCTGAAACGATCCGCGAGAAGATGGAAAGACTCACACT GGAACGGGAAAAGCTGTGGTTGATGATAAATTCTCCAGGCTACAAGGAAAAGACTAATGAGAAGATTCAACAAGCTAATACTGACAAGCTTCAGTCCTTGGACGGGGAGATCATGTCTTTGGAAAGGGATGGAAATAATCTCCTTGGAGACTAG
- the LOC103402408 gene encoding valine--tRNA ligase, mitochondrial 1-like isoform X3, protein MHVVVEKKLMSEKKITRHDIGRDAFVAEVWNWKLKHGSTILQQLRRLGASLDWSRECFTMDEKRSSAVAEAFVRLHKQGLLYRDNRIVNWDCGLLTAISDIEVDYIDIRERTLLRVPGYENPVEFGVLTSFAYPMEEELGEIVVATTRVETILGDTAIAVHPNDERYRHLHGKHAIHPFNGRRIPIICDEILVDPAFGTGAVKITPAHDPNDFNVGKRHNLEFINIFTDEGKINQEGGEFAGMPRFQAREAVTEALKKKGLFKEATNNEMRLGICSRSKDVVEPKIKPQWYVKCSGMGKQALDAAVDSENRKLEIIPRQYTAEWERWLENIRDWCISRQLWWGHRVPAWYVVYESDKAEDFGVLDDRWVVARNEEEARAQASGRYEGNFQLIQDPDVLDTWFSSALFPLSVLGWPEDTEDLKAFYPTSLLETGHDILFFWVARMVMLGMTLGGDVPFTKVYLHPMIRDAHGRKMSKSLGNVIDPLDVINGVELEGLQKKLLEGNLDAKEVAVSEEGLKKDFPKGIMECGADALRFALVSYTAQHDKINLDIKRVEGYKNWCNKLWNVVRFSLSILGNDYVPPSTVNPDVFPFSCQWILSVLNKAISKTVLSLESYELSDAATAVHAWWQYQLCDVFVEAIKPYFSGNDPKFASERGCAQDTLWLCLDNGLRLLHPFMPFVTEELWQRLPSSGDHKRETSIMICEYPSIIECWTNEKVESEMNLTESIVQSLRSLAKESHERRSAIVICRTISDWKIICSHQREIETLAHLSSLTVMNEEDGFPTPTESDGYVMSTVNKNILVFLNVPRVKADPETIREKMERLTLEREKLWLMINSPGYKEKTNEKIQQANTDKLQSLDGEIMSLERDGNNLLGD, encoded by the exons atgcat GTTGTTGTTGAAAAGAAGCTTATGAGTGAGAAAAAAATTACCAGACATGATATAGGTCGCGATGCATTTGTGGCTGAG GTGTGGAATTGGAAATTAAAGCACGGGAGCACCATCTTACAGCAGCTACGTCGTTTGGGAGCTTCTTTGGATTGGTCCCGCGAG TGCTTCACGATGGATGAGAAAAGATCAAGTGCTGTGGCAGAGGCTTTTGTAAGGCTTCATAAGCAAGGGCTTCTCTACAG GGATAATCGCATAGTCAATTGGGATTGTGGGTTGCTTACAGCAATATCTGACATTGAG GTGGATTATATAGATATTCGAGAAAGGACATTACTGAGGGTTCCTGGATATGAGAACCCTGTTGAATTTGGCGTGTTAACTTCATTTGCTTACCCAATGGAGGAAGAACTTGGTGAGATTGTGGTGGCCACCACTAGAGTGGAAACTATCCTTGGTGATACTGCTATCGCTGTACATCCTAATGATGAGAGGTATAGACACCTTCATGGAAAACATGCCATCCATCCTTTCAATGGAAGAAGAATTCCTATAATATGTGATGAAATTCTCGTGGATCCAGCGTTCGGTACTGGTGCTGTGAAG ATTACCCCAGCCCATGATCCTAATGACTTTAATGTCGGGAAGCGCCATAACCTTGAGTTCATTAACATCTTTActgatgaaggaaaaataaatCAGGAGGGTGGAGAATTTGCAGGAATGCCACGTTTCCAAGCCCGAGAGGCAGTGACTGAAGCACTAAAGAAGAAG GGCCTCTTTAAAGAAGCAACGAACAATGAGATGCGCCTTGGTATTTGCTCTAGAAGCAAGGATGTTGTGGAACCCAAGATTAAACCTCAATGGTATGTCAAATGCAGTGGTATGGGAAAGCAAGCCCTCGATGCTGCCGTAGATAGTGAAAATAGGAAGCTTGAGATCATCCCAAGACAATATACTGCTGAATGGGAGAG ATGGCTTGAAAACATTCGTGACTGGTGCATCTCGAGGCAACTGTGGTGGGGTCACCGTGTTCCCGCATGGTATGTTGTTTATGAGAGTGATAAGGCGGAGGATTTTGGAGTACTTGATGATCGATGGGTGGTTGCAAGGAATGAGGAAGAGGCTCGAGCACAGGCTAGTGGTAGATATGAGGGGAACTTTCAATTGATTCAGGATCCTGATGTCCTTGACACTTGGTTTTCTTCTGCTCTCTTCCCATTGTCTGTGTTGGGCTGGCCAGAGGACACAGAAGACCTAAAGGCATTTTATCCGACTTCACTTCTTGAAACTGGTCACGATATCCTCTTTTTCTGGGTTGCTCGTATGGTAATGCTTGGAATGACATTGGGCGGCGATGTACCTTTTACAAAG GTATATTTGCACCCTATGATTCGTGATGCACATGGGCGTAAAATGTCAAAATCCTTGGGGAATGTCATTGATCCACTTGATGTGATCAATGGTGTTGAACTTGAAGGTCTACAGAAGAAGCTTTTAGAGGGAAATTTGGATGCCAAGGAAGTAGCTGTCTCGGAAGAAGGGCTAAAGAAAGACTTTCCTAAGGGGATTATGGAATGTGGCGCAGATGCTCTCCGCTTTGCTCTAGTGTCTTACACTGCTCAG CATGATAAGATAAATCTGGATATCAAAAGGGTGGAGGGCTACAAAAACTGGTGTAATAAATTGTGGAATGTAGTAAGGTTTTCTCTGAGCATACTTGGGAATGACTATGTTCCGCCCTCAACTGTAAATCCAGATGTGTTCCCATTTAGTTGCCAATGGATACTCTCGGTACTGAACAAAGCCATTTCCAAAACTGTTTTGTCACTGGAATCGTACGAATTATCAGATGCAGCCACTGCAGTGCATGCTTGGTGGCAGTACCAGTTGTGTGATGTTTTCGTTGAAGCTATCAAGCCCTACTTTTCTGGTAACGATCCAAAGTTTGCATCTGAAAGGGGTTGTGCACAAGACACTCTATGGTTATGTCTTGACAATGGGCTACGGTTGCTTCATCCGTTTATGCCATTTGTCACAGAAGAACTGTGGCAGCGTCTTCCATCTTCAGGGGATCACAAGAGAGAAACGTCAATTATGATATGCGAATATCCATCCATCATAGAG TGCTGGACAAACGAAAAGGTGGAATCTGAGATGAACCTTACAGAGTCTATTGTGCAATCTCTCCGTTCACTCGCAAAAGAAAGTCATGAAAG GCGATCAGCTATTGTGATTTGTAGAACAATTTCGGATTGGAAGATAATCTGCAGCCATCAACGGGAGATTGAAACTCTTGCCCATTTGTCATCTTTGACG GTAATGAATGAGGAAGATGGCTTTCCCACCCCTACCGAATCAGATGGATACGTGATGTCTACTGTAAATAAAAACATTTTGGTTTTTCTGAACGTTCCAAGGGTAAAGGCAGACCCTGAAACGATCCGCGAGAAGATGGAAAGACTCACACT GGAACGGGAAAAGCTGTGGTTGATGATAAATTCTCCAGGCTACAAGGAAAAGACTAATGAGAAGATTCAACAAGCTAATACTGACAAGCTTCAGTCCTTGGACGGGGAGATCATGTCTTTGGAAAGGGATGGAAATAATCTCCTTGGAGACTAG
- the LOC103416391 gene encoding nifU-like protein 2, chloroplastic: MRAMLLNSPPYCRLQQPLSTSCSLLFGGSGSYVSFSRGRNLVRSSSRVRLPSPSRSLVVKAVATPDSAVELPLTAENVESVLDEIRPYLISDGGNVSLHEIDGNVVRLKLEGACGSCPSSVMTMKMGIERRLMEKIPEIVAVEAIADKETGLELNEENIEKVLEEIRPYLVGAAGGSLELVTIEEPIVKVRITGPAAGVMTVRVAVTQKLREKIPSIAAVQLL, encoded by the exons ATGAGAGCGATGCTTCTCAATTCTCCGCCGTACTGCAGACTCCAACAACCACTTTCCACG AGTTGTAGTTTATTATTTGGAGGCTCAGGCTCCTATGTATCTTTCAGTAGAGGGCGCAATCTGGTGCGGTCTAGCTCACGGGTTAGGTTACCTTCACCTTCACGCAGCCTAG TTGTTAAGGCGGTTGCTACTCCAGATTCAGCGGTTGAATTGCCACTGACTGCAGAGAATGTTGAAAGTGTATTGGATGAAATCCGACCATATCTCATTTCCGACGGAGGAAATGTATCGTTACATGAGATTGATGGAAATGTGGTGCGTTTGAAGCTTGAGGGAGCATGTGGCTCCTGTCCAAGCTCTGTTATGACAATGAAAATGGGTATTGAGCGTCGTTTAATGGAAAAGATCCCTGAAATAGTTGCAGTGGAAGCAATAGCTGACAAGGAAACAGGACTTGAACTGAATGAAGAAAATATAGAGAAG GTACTTGAAGAAATTAGACCCTACTTAGTAGGGGCAGCAGGTGGATCTCTTGAACTTGTGACAATCGAGGAGCCTATAGTGAAGGTCCGCATCACAGGTCCAGCTGCTGGGGTAATGACTGTTAGGGTGGCGGTAACACAGAAATTGAGGGAGAAAATCCCATCCATTGCAGCAGTTCAACTACTCTGA
- the LOC103402479 gene encoding WEB family protein At3g51220: protein MTLIHAHHFLPSSTHISMESETQHSLQLPEENPAGGAAALTLPHVNDYNANVDTARPFRSVKEAVAIFDERLLLGDMFSSPKPLYTNNIVQSSPTTTPSWKFSPPNYKESEEVRVSSYGDREEKVAVMDTLKKLEAELEETKVELKLLKERESETEVALASLNAELHKNMSKLARAEADAAAKASNVLHVSTTTTSSSPNITTMGDNVEERNKGEWMIRMENSTSLAQVLTIGTTEKQGGAGYHHVGAGYYDYVGRNREKKTMKKKPIVPLVQDLLSWKKGSKYSSSLCNPFYSSTQLYY from the coding sequence ATGACCTTAATTCATGCACACCATTTCCTTCCATCTAGCACACACATATCCATGGAATCGGAAACCCAGCACTCCCTACAGCTTCCTGAAGAAAACCCAGCAGGTGGAGCAGCTGCCCTAACCCTACCACATGTTAACGATTACAACGCCAATGTCGACACTGCCCGACCCTTCCGCTCCGTCAAAGAAGCCGTAGCGATCTTTGACGAGCGCCTTCTTCTCGGAGACATGTTTTCATCCCCTAAACCCCTATACACCAATAATATTGTCCAAAGTAGCCCTACTACCACTCCATCATGGAAGTTTTCGCCGCCGAACTATAAAGAAAGCGAAGAAGTAAGAGTTAGTAGTTATGGTGATCGCGAGGAGAAAGTAGCAGTTATGGACACTCTTAAGAAGCTCGAGGCGGAGCTCGAGGAAACAAAGGTGGAGCTGAAGTTGCTGAAGGAGAGGGAGTCAGAAACGGAGGTGGCACTGGCGTCGTTGAACGCGGAGCTCCACAAGAACATGTCCAAGTTGGCTCGAGCGGAGGCGGATGCGGCAGCAAAGGCGAGTAACGTGCTGCATGTGTCAACAACTACTACATCATCATCACCAAATATTACTACTATGGGAGATAATGTTGAAGAGCGGAATAAGGGGGAGTGGATGATAAGGATGGAGAACTCTACGTCTTTGGCTCAAGTATTGACCATTGGTACTACTGAGAAACAAGGAGGAGCCGGCTACCACCATGTCGGAGCCGGCTACTACGACTATGTCGGAAGGAACAGAGAGAAGAAAACAATGAAGAAAAAGCCTATTGTCCCTCTTGTGCAAGATTTATTGTCGTGGAAAAAAGGGTCTAAATATTCCAGTTCTCTTTGCAACCCTTTTTATTCGTCTACGCAATTGTACTATTGA